AACGACGTCCATAGACCTCGGGACGGGGACGCAGACGATGGTCTCGCCGTATATGCGCAAGTATCAGTATTCAATGGGATTGCAGGTCGCTCAGCCGCTTTTTACTGGCGGGGCGATTTACTACTCGCGCAAGCTGTCGAAGACTGGAGTCGGGATCGCAAAGGAGCAGCTCGAGGGCACGGAGCAGGACGTCGAGCTTGGCGTGGCAGAGACGTATTACGCGGTGCTTCAGGCGCAGCATCTTCTCGGGGTCGCGAAGTTGACGGAGGAGTCGATGGAGGCACATCGCAA
The genomic region above belongs to bacterium and contains:
- a CDS encoding TolC family protein, yielding MIRIDVRCFPVVGIWLLSFCLVFSYAAHAQEALTLKDSIKIALENHSAISQAKASLLAAESQSRSSATAFFPTASLGGYYTRLDHDRYQTTSIDLGTGTQTMVSPYMRKYQYSMGLQVAQPLFTGGAIYYSRKLSKTGVGIAKEQLEGTEQDVELGVAETYYAVLQAQHLLGVAKLTEESMEAHR